The following are encoded in a window of Legionella geestiana genomic DNA:
- the plaA gene encoding GDSL family lysophospholipase PlaA, which produces MKWSLSVAALCFSGLLSAETLNGVVIFGDSLSDNGNLYEVMHHQFPQSPPYYEGRFSNGPVWIERLVQGYYGQNADAHLEDYAYGGAGILEDDEDPGAMYTLKREVGMYLDAHDQAADASRLYIVWIGGNNYFAAPDAGDEAVDLVIRGTVNQLRTLVNAGARHILVANLPNMGDAPIAREFDAKAAFDALSRAHNDALKAAVEGLRAEYPDVQWLFYDTEGMQSTILKDPQQFGFTNTEDTCVDLVSDENMRPGILPMVSRARVSKLMKRSMDACDGYMFFDAVHVTGPLHQIMADEVRVLLENAGLGFA; this is translated from the coding sequence ATGAAATGGTCTCTGAGCGTTGCCGCGCTTTGCTTTTCTGGTCTGCTTAGCGCTGAAACGCTGAATGGTGTTGTAATTTTTGGTGACAGCTTGTCAGATAATGGCAACCTGTATGAAGTCATGCATCATCAGTTTCCTCAATCGCCACCCTATTACGAGGGACGTTTCTCCAATGGACCCGTATGGATAGAGCGGTTGGTTCAGGGGTATTACGGGCAGAATGCAGATGCGCATCTTGAAGATTATGCCTATGGCGGTGCCGGTATTCTCGAAGATGATGAAGACCCGGGTGCGATGTACACGCTCAAGCGTGAAGTAGGGATGTATCTTGACGCGCATGACCAGGCTGCTGATGCGAGCCGTCTTTACATCGTCTGGATTGGCGGGAACAATTACTTTGCAGCGCCTGATGCGGGCGATGAAGCGGTTGACTTGGTGATTCGCGGAACGGTGAACCAGCTGCGTACGCTCGTTAACGCAGGTGCGCGTCACATCCTTGTCGCCAACCTCCCCAATATGGGAGACGCTCCCATTGCCCGTGAATTTGACGCAAAAGCGGCGTTTGATGCCCTGTCGCGCGCGCACAATGATGCGTTGAAAGCGGCTGTGGAAGGCTTGCGTGCGGAGTATCCTGATGTACAGTGGCTTTTTTATGACACGGAAGGCATGCAGTCGACCATTCTTAAAGACCCGCAGCAATTCGGTTTTACCAACACAGAAGACACCTGCGTGGATTTGGTAAGTGACGAGAACATGCGCCCCGGCATATTGCCAATGGTGTCCCGCGCACGCGTAAGTAAGTTGATGAAGCGTTCGATGGATGCGTGTGATGGATACATGTTTTTTGATGCCGTACACGTTACAGGTCCACTCCATCAGATAATGGCAGATGAAGTTCGTGTACTGCTGGAGAATGCGGGTCTTGGTTTTGCGTAA
- a CDS encoding DEAD/DEAH box helicase, which translates to MTDQAITFASLALSEPLLQALSDMQFVTPSAIQAQTIPPLLAGNDVVGQAQTGTGKTAAFALPILHRLTPKSRETQALVIAPTRELAIQVAEQCMTLGARMQGLTVAILCGGQDYRTQLKQLRDGAQIVVGTPGRILDHLDRGTLQTAALNTVVLDEADEMLRMGFIEDMESILSRLPETRQTALFSATMPPRIRQIANRYLKDPVSVEIRMETATVKSIEQRFLFASQAQKPDALIRVLAVEDYQGVIVFVRTKSGTEEVAEALQEQGMRAMAIHGDLTQALRERIIDQFRKGAIDILVATDVAARGLDVERVTHVINYDVPHDCETYVHRIGRTGRAGRSGVTILFVTPRESRMLNLIERHTRQRIEKILVPDAYTIENTRRERFVANVRARLTHEHINDYRELVNTLTQDGETSALDIAAALALLAQQDKPWSRELPKPAPKPAREDDSWRREREPRFSREKPARFGREKPRFEGRESRAFADDSGPQELYRIDVGRIHGVKPGNIVGAIANEAGLQGRQIAGIKIHDDHTTLRLPGGMSKAVLSTLAKAWVCGRKLNLTSLGSA; encoded by the coding sequence ATGACAGACCAAGCTATTACCTTCGCCTCACTCGCGTTGTCCGAACCCCTTTTACAAGCCCTCAGTGACATGCAGTTTGTCACGCCTTCTGCGATTCAGGCACAGACCATACCGCCACTCCTCGCTGGTAACGACGTTGTTGGCCAGGCACAGACCGGTACCGGAAAAACCGCCGCTTTCGCGCTGCCCATTCTGCATCGTTTGACCCCAAAATCACGTGAAACACAGGCGCTTGTTATCGCGCCTACCCGCGAGCTTGCCATTCAGGTGGCAGAGCAGTGCATGACACTGGGAGCCCGCATGCAGGGGCTTACCGTTGCCATTCTCTGCGGTGGCCAGGATTATCGCACCCAGTTGAAGCAGCTTCGTGACGGCGCGCAGATTGTTGTCGGCACACCGGGCCGAATTCTCGATCACCTCGACCGAGGTACGCTCCAGACTGCGGCTTTAAATACCGTCGTTCTTGATGAAGCGGATGAAATGCTGCGCATGGGCTTTATCGAAGACATGGAGTCCATTCTTTCGCGCCTGCCGGAAACCCGCCAGACTGCACTCTTTTCAGCGACTATGCCGCCACGCATTCGCCAGATTGCCAACCGTTATCTGAAAGACCCGGTTTCCGTAGAAATTCGCATGGAAACGGCAACGGTTAAAAGCATTGAACAGCGTTTTCTCTTTGCCTCACAGGCACAAAAGCCGGATGCACTGATACGTGTGCTGGCGGTTGAAGACTATCAGGGCGTGATTGTGTTCGTGCGCACCAAAAGCGGCACGGAAGAAGTTGCAGAAGCGCTACAGGAGCAGGGGATGCGCGCCATGGCGATTCATGGTGATTTAACCCAGGCTCTTCGCGAGCGCATTATTGACCAGTTCCGCAAGGGTGCGATTGATATTCTGGTCGCAACCGATGTGGCCGCGCGCGGACTTGACGTTGAACGGGTGACTCACGTTATCAACTACGATGTACCGCATGACTGTGAAACCTACGTGCACCGTATTGGGCGAACCGGGCGTGCCGGTCGCAGTGGGGTGACGATTCTTTTTGTGACACCCCGAGAATCGCGCATGCTGAATCTCATTGAGCGCCATACGCGCCAGCGCATTGAAAAAATCCTGGTGCCGGATGCCTATACCATTGAGAATACACGCCGTGAGCGTTTTGTGGCGAATGTGCGTGCGCGCCTGACGCATGAGCACATTAACGACTACCGTGAACTGGTTAATACCCTGACACAGGATGGTGAAACCAGTGCCCTTGATATTGCCGCAGCCCTTGCGCTTTTGGCGCAGCAGGATAAACCGTGGTCGCGTGAACTGCCAAAACCCGCTCCTAAACCCGCGCGTGAAGATGACAGCTGGCGGCGTGAACGCGAGCCGCGTTTCAGCCGTGAAAAGCCGGCACGATTTGGTCGCGAAAAACCCCGTTTTGAGGGCCGCGAAAGTCGCGCCTTTGCTGATGACAGCGGGCCGCAGGAGCTCTATCGCATTGATGTAGGCCGCATTCATGGGGTGAAGCCTGGCAACATTGTCGGTGCCATCGCCAATGAAGCCGGATTACAGGGGCGCCAGATTGCGGGTATTAAAATTCATGACGACCATACCACGCTGCGCCTGCCGGGCGGCATGTCTAAAGCGGTCTTAAGCACCCTTGCAAAAGCCTGGGTCTGCGGGCGCAAGTTGAACCTGACGTCGCTTGGCAGCGCGTGA
- a CDS encoding hydrolase, whose product MDAFLNGLKNRLVAATPEMVERLTHWCNINTGSDNLEGLQHFLLLLKSAFSPLADHIESLVLPEISSISLSGQPYNRRFGDALLIRKRPHLKSRILLCGHMDTVFGPMHPFQTVKHIDANVLNGPGVSDMKGGLLVMLEALRAFEESPMAENIGWDVLINSDEELGSPASAATLDALAPFCQAALVYEPAMTPEGTLAKNRRGSGKFSLVARGRAAHVGRAFNEGRNAIWHLARAVCEVHALNGIREGVTVNIGKIAGGEALNMVPDTAVAQIDVRIQSSDDEAWVVAQFNKILENLAALGFTLDLHGGFGRPVKRVNHATEALFARVQALGKRLGLHIDWKDSGGCCDGNNLARHGLPVLDTLGVRGGNIHTADEFLLIDSLAERTLLSTLLLMELADGALQELTA is encoded by the coding sequence ATGGATGCATTCCTCAACGGACTGAAAAACAGACTGGTGGCGGCCACACCTGAGATGGTTGAGCGACTGACACACTGGTGCAACATCAATACTGGCAGTGACAACCTTGAGGGGCTTCAGCATTTTCTACTGCTGCTTAAGTCTGCCTTCTCGCCCCTTGCAGACCATATTGAGAGCCTCGTGCTTCCCGAAATTTCCAGCATTTCCCTGAGCGGGCAGCCCTATAATCGCCGCTTTGGCGATGCGCTTCTCATTCGAAAGCGCCCGCATCTTAAAAGCCGCATACTGCTTTGTGGCCATATGGATACGGTCTTTGGCCCCATGCACCCCTTTCAAACGGTGAAACACATCGATGCGAACGTTCTGAACGGGCCGGGGGTTTCGGACATGAAAGGCGGTCTACTCGTGATGCTTGAAGCCCTGCGTGCCTTTGAAGAAAGCCCGATGGCAGAAAATATCGGCTGGGATGTGCTCATCAACAGCGATGAAGAGCTCGGCTCACCGGCCTCTGCTGCCACACTGGACGCACTTGCTCCCTTTTGTCAGGCGGCACTGGTGTATGAACCGGCGATGACACCAGAGGGTACGCTTGCGAAAAACCGTCGCGGCAGTGGAAAATTCAGCCTTGTCGCCCGTGGGCGCGCGGCACATGTCGGGCGCGCATTCAACGAGGGACGCAACGCCATCTGGCACCTCGCACGCGCGGTATGCGAGGTGCACGCACTCAATGGTATACGCGAGGGTGTGACCGTTAACATCGGCAAAATCGCCGGTGGAGAAGCCCTTAACATGGTACCGGATACAGCGGTTGCACAAATCGATGTTCGTATTCAGTCGTCAGACGATGAAGCATGGGTAGTGGCGCAATTTAACAAGATTCTTGAAAATCTCGCGGCTTTGGGTTTCACACTCGACCTGCATGGCGGCTTTGGGCGACCAGTCAAGCGCGTCAATCACGCTACAGAAGCGCTCTTTGCGCGGGTGCAGGCACTGGGTAAAAGGCTTGGACTTCATATCGACTGGAAAGACAGCGGCGGCTGCTGTGACGGTAATAACCTTGCGCGCCATGGTCTGCCCGTACTCGATACGCTTGGCGTCAGAGGCGGCAACATTCATACCGCCGATGAATTCCTGCTGATAGACAGCCTTGCCGAACGTACCCTGCTCTCTACCCTGCTGCTGATGGAGCTCGCAGATGGCGCATTACAGGAATTAACAGCATGA
- a CDS encoding arginine N-succinyltransferase: MMVLRRVQKNDLDGILSLATTAGVGLTSLPPERDTLQQRIAHALESFERLVREPRDEMYLFVLENIDTGSITGVSAIEAALGLTLPFYSYRILHQTRINHEMAIRNDHDLLHPVNDFQGASELCTLYLAPPWRHGGNGLLLSRARFLYMANFPNRFAKTVIADMRGISDESGCSPFWEAVGRHFFQMDFAKADQLTATTNKQFIADLMPKHPIYVSLLPKEAQAVIGKPHPSSVAAMNMLLQEGFHPTGCVDIFDAGPTIEAETRRVRTLANSRVFTVKTLSDSISSRTYLIANTRADFRASMGKSIVNMEKNTCLLDRHTTEHLGIKPGDCVRIAPLHANESPQFQEHS; encoded by the coding sequence ATGATGGTACTTCGCCGGGTTCAAAAAAACGACCTCGATGGCATTCTGTCGCTGGCCACTACTGCCGGTGTCGGACTGACGTCCCTCCCGCCAGAACGCGATACCCTGCAGCAGCGGATTGCCCACGCGCTGGAGTCCTTCGAACGCCTCGTGCGCGAGCCGCGCGATGAGATGTATCTTTTTGTCCTTGAAAACATCGATACCGGGAGCATTACCGGGGTTTCGGCGATTGAAGCAGCCCTTGGCCTTACCCTGCCCTTTTATTCCTACCGCATACTGCATCAAACGCGCATTAACCATGAAATGGCGATTCGCAATGATCATGACCTTTTGCACCCGGTCAATGATTTTCAGGGCGCAAGTGAACTCTGTACCCTCTATCTCGCGCCCCCCTGGCGACACGGCGGCAACGGACTGCTGCTCTCGCGCGCGCGTTTTCTCTACATGGCCAATTTTCCCAATCGCTTTGCCAAAACAGTGATTGCCGACATGCGCGGTATTTCCGATGAATCTGGTTGCTCGCCGTTCTGGGAAGCGGTGGGACGGCATTTTTTTCAAATGGATTTTGCTAAAGCCGATCAGCTCACGGCTACCACCAATAAGCAGTTTATTGCGGATTTAATGCCCAAACACCCCATCTACGTGAGCCTTCTGCCCAAAGAGGCTCAGGCTGTCATCGGCAAGCCGCATCCGTCGAGCGTTGCGGCCATGAACATGCTGTTGCAGGAGGGATTTCACCCGACAGGATGCGTGGATATTTTTGACGCGGGCCCGACAATTGAAGCCGAAACCAGACGCGTTCGCACGCTTGCAAACAGCCGCGTCTTTACCGTTAAAACCTTAAGCGACAGTATCAGCAGCCGCACTTATCTGATTGCCAATACCCGTGCGGATTTTCGTGCCAGCATGGGTAAGTCTATCGTGAATATGGAAAAAAACACCTGCCTGCTGGACCGCCATACCACCGAACACCTCGGTATCAAACCGGGCGACTGCGTTCGTATTGCCCCCTTGCACGCCAACGAATCACCACAGTTTCAGGAGCATTCATGA
- the astD gene encoding succinylglutamate-semialdehyde dehydrogenase, whose protein sequence is MSPSNTAGHFIAGAWTRGHGTPLTTFNPATGECLWVGESAAAIETDAALTHARDALTSWSRLSVDARAHILTRFAEAVEKRRHALARTISLETGKPLWEALTEVSSVSGKIALSLKARLERTADKQPAKDAHLRFKPHGVALVIGAFNFPAHLANGHIVPALLAGNTVIYKPSELTPLTSLIIIECWQEAGLPKGVLQCLQGDAETARQLLDGDINAVYFTGSYRTGLAIHRHLAERPEVIVALEMGGNNPLVIDEVNNVDAALYGTLLSTLLTAGQRCTCARRLLLPDSAFGDMFLTRLIRAFEAVRIGPFTDTPEPFMGPVISAPAARLHLEAQRALEAAGGRSLLRMQTLREDTGFLSPGLMDMTGVSADPDEEIFGPFAKVYRCHDLDEAIALSNRTRYGLASGIFTDDASRYHRYFDEVRAGLINWNRPTTGASGSLPFGGIGKSGNHRPSGWFAADYCASPVASLEEATLTLPETLLPGIQEIHHA, encoded by the coding sequence ATGAGCCCATCGAACACTGCCGGACATTTTATCGCGGGAGCATGGACACGCGGCCATGGCACGCCGCTCACAACGTTTAATCCCGCAACCGGCGAATGCCTCTGGGTGGGCGAAAGTGCCGCCGCCATTGAAACCGATGCGGCCCTCACACACGCACGAGACGCTCTCACGTCCTGGAGCCGGCTTTCTGTGGATGCGCGCGCGCACATCCTGACCCGTTTTGCCGAAGCAGTCGAGAAGCGCCGTCACGCACTCGCACGCACAATCTCTCTTGAAACCGGCAAACCGCTCTGGGAGGCGCTGACGGAGGTGAGTTCCGTCAGTGGAAAAATTGCACTCTCTCTTAAGGCGCGTCTTGAACGCACGGCGGATAAGCAGCCCGCGAAAGATGCGCACCTGCGCTTCAAGCCCCATGGTGTGGCGCTTGTCATTGGAGCGTTTAACTTCCCGGCGCATCTTGCCAACGGACATATTGTCCCGGCACTCCTTGCCGGCAACACCGTCATTTACAAACCAAGCGAACTCACGCCGCTTACGAGTCTGATTATTATCGAATGCTGGCAGGAAGCGGGACTTCCTAAAGGCGTGCTGCAATGCCTCCAGGGAGATGCAGAGACTGCACGCCAGCTGCTGGATGGCGATATCAATGCGGTCTATTTTACCGGCAGCTACCGAACCGGGCTTGCCATTCACCGCCATCTGGCCGAGCGCCCCGAGGTGATTGTAGCCCTTGAGATGGGGGGTAATAATCCGCTGGTCATTGATGAGGTGAACAATGTCGATGCCGCCCTTTATGGTACTCTTCTCTCCACGCTCCTGACGGCAGGCCAGCGCTGCACCTGCGCGAGAAGGCTGTTGCTGCCGGACAGTGCCTTTGGCGACATGTTTCTCACACGCCTCATCCGCGCGTTTGAAGCGGTTCGTATCGGGCCCTTTACCGATACTCCAGAGCCGTTTATGGGGCCCGTTATCAGCGCGCCTGCGGCACGGTTGCACCTTGAAGCACAGCGTGCGCTGGAAGCAGCCGGCGGTCGTTCACTGCTCCGCATGCAGACACTTCGCGAGGATACGGGTTTTTTAAGCCCGGGTCTTATGGATATGACAGGTGTCAGCGCTGATCCTGACGAAGAAATTTTTGGGCCTTTTGCAAAGGTCTACCGCTGCCACGACCTTGATGAGGCGATTGCGCTCTCCAACCGCACCCGTTATGGCCTTGCCAGTGGTATTTTCACCGATGATGCCAGCCGGTATCATCGCTACTTTGATGAAGTGCGTGCAGGACTTATCAACTGGAACCGCCCAACCACGGGGGCTTCCGGCAGTCTGCCGTTTGGAGGTATAGGGAAGAGTGGCAATCATCGCCCAAGCGGCTGGTTTGCTGCCGATTACTGCGCCTCCCCTGTCGCAAGCCTTGAAGAAGCCACCCTAACGTTGCCAGAAACCCTGTTGCCTGGCATTCAGGAGATACACCATGCCTGA
- the astB gene encoding N-succinylarginine dihydrolase — protein sequence MPELNLDGLVGPTHHYAGLSEGNLASTSNARKPANPQAAALQGIAKMRHLTEAGIPQGILPPHARPNLPLLHSLGFTGDMHQCLAKAAHEAPMLLSAAFSASSMWTANAATVSPAADTADGRVHFTAANLVTNLHRHQEADFSAFLLARIFENAEYFCHHAPLPRTSAMGDEGAANHNRLCATHDSEGLHLFVYGKQALLRHSQHAGPRRYPARQTLEASEAIARRHLLNPERVVYACQNPRAIDAGVFHNDVIATVNESVMLMHEDAFVDQEALLETLKRMVNFPLMVITASREDFSLSDAVESYLFNSQLITCPDGGMMLIAPVECRENERVHAFVERMLQDASNPVNQVHYLDLRQSMRNGGGPACLRLRVPLTGMALQNMHQGVLATPERLNALEVWVRRHYRDRLEATDLVSSAFVRECEEALDALTQLLDLGSVYPFQQE from the coding sequence ATGCCTGAATTAAATCTTGACGGCCTTGTGGGCCCAACCCACCATTACGCCGGTCTTTCTGAAGGTAACCTTGCCTCAACGAGCAACGCAAGAAAACCTGCCAATCCGCAGGCGGCTGCCCTTCAGGGGATTGCCAAAATGCGCCATCTAACGGAGGCCGGAATTCCGCAGGGCATTCTGCCGCCGCATGCGCGTCCCAACCTTCCCCTCCTGCACTCCCTCGGATTTACGGGGGATATGCACCAGTGCCTTGCAAAAGCCGCGCATGAAGCACCGATGCTCTTAAGTGCTGCCTTCTCAGCCTCTAGCATGTGGACGGCGAACGCGGCGACAGTCTCTCCCGCAGCCGATACCGCTGACGGACGTGTACATTTTACCGCCGCGAACCTGGTCACGAATCTCCACCGCCATCAGGAAGCCGATTTTTCCGCGTTTTTGCTGGCACGCATTTTTGAAAATGCGGAATACTTCTGCCACCATGCCCCACTTCCACGTACCAGTGCAATGGGGGATGAGGGAGCTGCCAACCATAATCGCCTGTGTGCCACCCATGATTCTGAAGGGCTGCATCTCTTTGTATATGGTAAACAGGCGCTTCTCAGGCACTCACAGCACGCAGGACCGAGGCGATATCCCGCCCGCCAGACGCTTGAGGCCTCTGAAGCGATTGCGAGGCGTCACCTGTTAAACCCTGAACGTGTGGTCTATGCCTGCCAGAATCCGCGCGCCATTGATGCCGGAGTGTTTCATAATGATGTCATTGCCACCGTGAATGAATCGGTGATGCTGATGCATGAAGACGCTTTTGTGGATCAGGAGGCATTGCTTGAGACACTGAAAAGGATGGTGAATTTTCCGCTCATGGTTATTACGGCCAGCCGGGAGGATTTTAGCCTGTCGGATGCCGTTGAAAGTTACCTTTTTAATTCGCAGCTCATTACCTGCCCTGATGGCGGCATGATGCTGATTGCCCCTGTTGAGTGTCGCGAAAATGAACGCGTACATGCGTTTGTTGAACGCATGCTGCAGGATGCCTCAAACCCGGTCAACCAGGTACATTATCTGGATTTGCGCCAGAGCATGCGCAATGGCGGCGGGCCTGCCTGCCTGCGCCTGCGGGTGCCCCTGACTGGAATGGCACTGCAGAATATGCATCAGGGCGTACTGGCTACACCTGAAAGACTGAATGCACTGGAGGTGTGGGTCAGGCGCCATTACCGTGACCGTCTCGAGGCGACAGATCTCGTAAGCAGCGCATTCGTGCGGGAGTGCGAAGAAGCGCTGGATGCGCTGACGCAACTCCTCGACCTCGGAAGCGTGTATCCGTTTCAGCAGGAATAA
- a CDS encoding spermidine synthase, translating into MFWQTLVGRVVYRAEGGMRVLQNAHYRWLQFSDSAIQTLVKRKTPHKPVMRYLEAFSLAARLFQGSTCVLGAGGGALLHFLAHEHPDMPLLAIERCPEVLELAHTYFALNTLTTTRVLQADAFDFLKKTKESFDHLLVDLANADGLPAACYQETFFNDCKRVLNENGILALNLSTPEYHQALLEPLRAVFGEVLNIPIRGCANIIIFASRERRILSLLNHAQFSAYFKRIEWVESVGWVGWC; encoded by the coding sequence ATGTTCTGGCAAACCCTTGTGGGGCGCGTGGTTTATCGTGCCGAGGGGGGCATGCGGGTACTGCAGAATGCGCACTACCGCTGGCTGCAGTTTTCAGACAGCGCCATTCAAACACTCGTTAAGCGCAAGACGCCTCATAAACCGGTTATGCGCTACCTTGAGGCGTTTTCGCTGGCAGCACGGCTTTTTCAGGGCAGCACCTGCGTACTGGGCGCGGGAGGTGGAGCTCTTTTGCATTTTTTAGCCCATGAACACCCTGATATGCCCCTGCTGGCAATCGAACGCTGCCCCGAAGTTCTCGAGCTTGCCCACACATATTTTGCGCTTAATACGCTCACAACCACGAGGGTGCTGCAAGCAGACGCTTTTGACTTTCTCAAGAAAACAAAAGAGTCCTTTGACCACCTGCTCGTTGACCTTGCCAATGCAGATGGCCTTCCTGCCGCCTGTTATCAGGAAACATTTTTTAACGACTGTAAGCGTGTACTCAATGAAAATGGCATACTCGCCCTTAATCTCTCTACACCAGAGTACCATCAGGCACTCTTGGAGCCGCTTCGAGCCGTTTTCGGGGAAGTCTTAAATATACCCATTCGCGGATGTGCGAATATTATTATTTTTGCCTCGCGGGAACGACGCATACTCTCTTTGTTAAATCACGCGCAGTTCAGTGCGTATTTCAAGCGCATAGAGTGGGTAGAATCGGTTGGCTGGGTTGGGTGGTGTTGA
- the frr gene encoding ribosome recycling factor, protein MINDIRQDAEKRMKKTLETLEVDLTKIRTGRANVSFLDHVMVDYYGNSTPINQVASITNSDSRTLLVTPWEKNMVAAIEKAILTSDLGLNPSTAGAAIRVPMPALTEERRKEMIKVVRAEGEQARVAVRNIRRDANNHLKDLVKDKSISEDDERRATEVVQKLTDKFVAEIDKLLEDKEKDLMEI, encoded by the coding sequence ATGATCAATGATATCAGACAAGACGCTGAAAAGCGGATGAAGAAAACCCTGGAAACCCTTGAGGTGGATTTGACAAAAATCCGCACGGGTCGTGCGAATGTCAGTTTTCTTGACCACGTGATGGTCGATTATTATGGCAATTCCACACCCATCAATCAGGTGGCCAGCATCACAAACAGTGATTCGCGTACGCTGCTTGTTACCCCCTGGGAAAAGAACATGGTCGCCGCCATTGAAAAAGCGATTTTGACTTCTGATCTTGGGCTTAATCCATCAACAGCCGGTGCTGCCATTCGTGTTCCCATGCCTGCCCTTACCGAAGAGCGCCGCAAGGAGATGATTAAGGTCGTTCGTGCTGAAGGTGAGCAGGCTCGTGTAGCGGTGCGTAACATTCGCCGCGATGCCAATAACCATCTGAAGGATCTTGTCAAAGACAAGAGCATTTCCGAAGACGATGAACGTCGCGCAACGGAAGTCGTTCAAAAACTGACGGATAAGTTTGTGGCAGAAATAGACAAGCTGCTTGAAGACAAAGAAAAAGATCTCATGGAGATTTAG
- the pyrH gene encoding UMP kinase, with amino-acid sequence MMETDAPSLKYRRILLKCSGEALMGKAQFGIDPAVLDSIAGDIARLIRMGVQVGVVIGGGNLFRGKALSRAGLGRVTGDHMGMLATVMNALAMRDALERIDMPARIMSAIPMMGVVDAYHRRKAITHLANGHVVIFAAGTGNPFFTTDTAACLRAIEVGADIVLKATKVDGVYSEDPVKNPNAIRYDFLTYRDVLNRGLEVMDLTAICLCQDQNMPLQVFDMNAPDALLHIVEGRQVGTLIGANHDQ; translated from the coding sequence ATGATGGAAACCGATGCCCCTTCACTGAAATACCGGCGCATCCTGCTTAAATGCAGCGGTGAGGCGCTGATGGGCAAAGCCCAGTTTGGCATAGACCCCGCGGTGCTTGACAGCATAGCGGGGGACATCGCGCGTCTTATCCGTATGGGCGTGCAGGTAGGTGTGGTCATTGGCGGCGGCAATCTGTTTCGCGGAAAAGCGCTTTCGCGAGCAGGTCTTGGACGCGTTACCGGTGACCACATGGGCATGCTTGCCACAGTTATGAACGCGCTTGCAATGCGCGATGCACTGGAACGCATTGATATGCCGGCGCGCATTATGTCTGCCATCCCCATGATGGGAGTTGTGGACGCGTACCATCGCCGTAAAGCCATTACTCACCTCGCCAACGGGCATGTGGTGATTTTTGCCGCAGGAACCGGTAATCCGTTCTTTACAACCGATACTGCAGCCTGTCTGCGAGCCATCGAAGTGGGAGCGGATATCGTGCTTAAAGCCACAAAAGTTGATGGCGTTTATTCCGAAGATCCGGTAAAAAACCCCAATGCGATACGCTATGATTTCCTGACGTATCGGGATGTCTTGAACCGCGGGCTTGAAGTGATGGACCTGACTGCAATTTGTCTGTGTCAGGATCAGAACATGCCGTTACAGGTGTTTGATATGAACGCCCCGGATGCCCTTCTGCACATTGTTGAGGGAAGGCAGGTAGGAACCCTGATTGGAGCAAATCATGATCAATGA
- the tsf gene encoding translation elongation factor Ts: MSTAPITASLVMELRARTGAGMMECKKYLTMTEGDIEKAITEMRKDGQAKADKKKDRVAAEGVIVAARSADGKSAVMLEINSETDFVARDASFVEFAAKVADTALHTAVNDIDTLAGKPVHGAESTVEEARQHLVAKIGENIQLRRLHQLSAEGVVGCYLHGSRIGVMVALRGGDEALARDIAMHIAATRPLVVLREQVPAEAIENEREIFMAQARESGKPQDIINKMIEGRISKFVDEVSLVGQPFVKDPNKKIAQLLKEHNAEVVSFVCFVVGEGIEKKADNFVEEVMSQVRG; this comes from the coding sequence ATGTCTACAGCACCAATTACTGCATCCCTTGTTATGGAACTGCGCGCACGCACAGGCGCCGGCATGATGGAGTGCAAAAAATACCTGACCATGACTGAGGGCGATATTGAAAAAGCCATCACCGAGATGCGCAAAGACGGTCAGGCCAAAGCAGACAAGAAAAAAGACCGCGTGGCGGCTGAGGGTGTTATCGTTGCTGCCCGTTCAGCAGATGGCAAAAGTGCTGTAATGCTTGAAATCAACAGCGAAACTGATTTTGTTGCGCGCGATGCAAGCTTTGTTGAATTTGCTGCAAAAGTTGCCGATACCGCGCTGCACACAGCAGTTAACGATATCGATACACTGGCTGGCAAGCCGGTGCATGGCGCTGAGAGCACTGTGGAAGAAGCGCGTCAACATCTCGTTGCCAAAATTGGCGAGAACATTCAATTGCGTCGTCTGCACCAGCTGAGTGCCGAGGGTGTAGTTGGCTGCTACCTTCATGGTTCACGCATTGGAGTAATGGTTGCGCTGCGTGGTGGCGACGAAGCGCTGGCGCGTGATATTGCCATGCACATTGCGGCAACTCGTCCACTCGTTGTACTGCGTGAGCAGGTTCCGGCAGAAGCCATAGAAAATGAGCGTGAAATTTTCATGGCACAGGCACGTGAAAGTGGCAAGCCGCAGGATATCATTAATAAAATGATTGAAGGCCGTATCAGCAAGTTTGTTGATGAAGTCAGCCTTGTGGGTCAGCCATTTGTTAAAGATCCCAACAAAAAAATCGCGCAGCTGCTTAAAGAGCACAACGCCGAAGTGGTTTCCTTTGTCTGCTTCGTTGTTGGTGAAGGCATTGAGAAAAAGGCTGACAACTTTGTAGAAGAAGTTATGTCGCAGGTTCGCGGATAA